A single window of Desulfovibrio sp. G11 DNA harbors:
- a CDS encoding TrkH family potassium uptake protein, which produces MQRNRFFSPLTWPVFSFLVVIAVGAVLLHMPASLQEGQSLSPIDAAFIATSAVCVTGLTPVDISAVLSPAGVMVLLFLVQLGGLGVMTYTSIIFLLWRNHVPFTSREAVSQALLGDDFNLKGFLLQVLALVFSIELVTGLLLYWHDPVFFHPISAAFHAVSAFCNAGFSLSPNSLMNFRDDVTVNCIITASVFLGSIGFGVLREALGIISGGRMGIPVRSFSRFSRLVLKTTVFLIVVGAALGFVIEFWRVGNEQALGDGFDLALTAFFQAAVARTAGFNTVNMSSLSEATLLVLMALMFVGGGPGSCAGGIKVVTFRVLVGYIAAQFRGDRQIVLEGRGVPAENVSRALTLFFFYSMLVGFSTFLLSITEYGILHGTGVEGPSFLRILFEEVSALGTVGLSMNLTPELSAEGKGVIIVNMFAGRVGLLSLLMAVQSLQPRKAYTVAETQLPIG; this is translated from the coding sequence ATGCAGCGGAACAGATTTTTCAGCCCTCTTACGTGGCCCGTATTTTCCTTTCTTGTGGTTATTGCCGTGGGCGCAGTTTTGCTGCACATGCCGGCGAGCCTGCAGGAAGGCCAGAGCCTCAGCCCCATAGATGCGGCCTTTATCGCCACGTCGGCCGTTTGTGTTACAGGTCTGACGCCTGTGGACATCAGCGCTGTTCTCAGCCCCGCGGGGGTGATGGTGCTGCTATTTCTCGTGCAGTTGGGCGGCCTTGGCGTCATGACCTATACGAGCATTATTTTTTTGCTCTGGCGAAACCATGTGCCCTTTACCAGCCGCGAGGCCGTGAGTCAGGCGTTGCTTGGCGACGACTTCAACCTCAAGGGCTTTCTGTTGCAGGTGCTGGCCCTGGTGTTCAGCATCGAGCTTGTCACGGGCTTGTTGCTTTACTGGCACGATCCCGTGTTTTTTCATCCGATCAGCGCGGCTTTTCATGCTGTTTCTGCCTTCTGTAATGCGGGGTTTTCGCTCAGCCCCAACAGCCTCATGAACTTTCGGGATGATGTGACGGTCAACTGCATCATCACGGCCAGCGTTTTTTTGGGCAGTATAGGCTTTGGCGTGCTGCGTGAAGCCCTGGGCATCATTTCCGGCGGCCGCATGGGCATTCCTGTACGCAGTTTCAGCCGTTTCAGCCGCCTTGTGCTCAAGACAACGGTTTTTCTTATTGTGGTGGGCGCGGCGCTGGGCTTTGTCATCGAATTCTGGCGGGTGGGCAACGAGCAGGCGCTGGGCGATGGTTTTGACCTGGCCCTGACAGCTTTTTTTCAGGCTGCAGTGGCCCGCACTGCCGGTTTCAATACCGTCAATATGAGCAGCCTGAGCGAGGCCACCCTGCTGGTGCTCATGGCGCTCATGTTTGTGGGCGGCGGCCCCGGCTCATGCGCGGGCGGCATCAAGGTGGTGACTTTCAGGGTGCTGGTGGGCTATATTGCCGCGCAGTTCCGGGGCGACAGGCAGATCGTGCTTGAGGGAAGGGGCGTGCCGGCAGAAAACGTAAGCCGCGCGCTGACGCTGTTCTTTTTCTACTCGATGCTTGTAGGGTTTTCCACGTTTCTGCTCAGTATTACGGAATACGGCATACTGCACGGCACCGGGGTTGAGGGGCCGTCTTTTCTGCGCATTCTGTTTGAAGAGGTCTCGGCCCTCGGTACTGTGGGGCTTTCAATGAATCTGACTCCGGAACTGAGCGCCGAAGGCAAGGGTGTTATTATTGTCAACATGTTTGCCGGGCGCGTGGGCCTGCTGAGCCTGCTCATGGCTGTGCAGAGCCTGCAGCCCCGCAAGGCATATACAGTGGCGGAAACGCAATTGCCCATTGGTTGA
- the thiC gene encoding phosphomethylpyrimidine synthase ThiC, whose product MSTTLFSQNTALRGLLDSHLDSLSAEEQLDAQSVTAALEAGTMVLLGNPAHKGLKPILVGQPARVKVNANIGTSPLNNCPRTEERKIQAALEAGADTVMDLSIAGDLDALRLGMLEACPRPLGTVPLYAVGQRILDAERDIASMNPDELFDEIAKQARQGVDFVTVHCGLSRRGAEMAVKNNRALGIVSRGGSMLARWMLENDRENPLLEHFDRLLDICLPYNVTLSLGDGLRPGAGVDAGDAAQWEEVINLGRLARYALERGVQCMIEGPGHVPLNQVRTQIQGIKRLTHNAPLYVLGPLCCDSAPGYDHIAGAIGGALGVEAGVDFLCYLTPAEHLTLPDEADVRAGVMASRVAGHVGEVALGHPRAVAREAAMNAARKALDWEGMTKAALDPQMLEKRREEHKTEEVCAMCGKFCAVKMLQDH is encoded by the coding sequence ATGTCTACCACACTTTTTTCGCAGAATACCGCATTGCGCGGTCTTCTGGACTCCCATCTGGACAGCCTGTCCGCTGAAGAGCAGCTCGACGCCCAAAGCGTGACCGCCGCCCTTGAGGCCGGAACTATGGTGCTGCTGGGCAACCCCGCCCATAAGGGACTCAAACCCATTCTTGTGGGTCAGCCCGCCAGGGTCAAGGTGAACGCCAATATCGGCACGTCTCCCCTGAACAACTGCCCCCGCACCGAGGAGCGCAAGATACAGGCCGCCCTTGAAGCCGGAGCCGATACGGTTATGGATCTTTCCATCGCCGGCGATCTGGACGCCCTGCGCCTCGGCATGCTGGAGGCCTGCCCCCGGCCGCTGGGTACGGTTCCCCTGTACGCCGTGGGCCAGCGCATACTGGACGCGGAGCGCGACATTGCCAGCATGAACCCGGACGAGCTTTTTGACGAAATCGCCAAACAGGCCCGGCAAGGGGTGGATTTTGTCACCGTTCACTGCGGGCTTTCGCGGCGCGGAGCCGAAATGGCCGTCAAAAACAACCGCGCTCTGGGCATTGTCTCGCGCGGCGGCTCCATGCTGGCCCGCTGGATGCTCGAAAACGACCGCGAAAACCCCTTGCTGGAGCATTTTGACCGCCTGCTCGACATCTGCCTTCCCTACAACGTTACCCTCTCCCTCGGCGACGGACTGCGCCCCGGCGCGGGCGTTGATGCGGGCGATGCCGCCCAGTGGGAAGAGGTCATCAATCTGGGGCGCCTTGCCAGATACGCGCTTGAACGCGGCGTGCAATGCATGATTGAAGGCCCCGGCCACGTGCCCCTCAACCAGGTGCGCACCCAGATTCAGGGCATAAAGCGCCTCACCCATAATGCCCCGCTCTATGTTCTCGGCCCCCTGTGCTGCGACAGCGCGCCGGGCTACGACCATATCGCCGGAGCCATCGGCGGCGCACTAGGCGTGGAAGCAGGCGTGGACTTTCTCTGCTACCTCACCCCTGCCGAGCACCTCACCCTGCCTGACGAGGCGGACGTGCGCGCCGGGGTCATGGCTTCGCGCGTGGCCGGGCATGTAGGCGAAGTGGCTTTGGGCCACCCCCGCGCCGTGGCACGTGAGGCAGCTATGAACGCCGCTCGCAAGGCGCTGGACTGGGAAGGCATGACCAAAGCCGCCCTGGATCCACAAATGCTTGAAAAACGGCGTGAGGAGCACAAGACTGAAGAAGTCTGCGCCATGTGCGGCAAGTTCTGCGCGGTCAAGATGCTTCAGGATCACTAG
- a CDS encoding DMT family protein encodes MNIPVPAATVGLLILSNIFMTFAWYGHLRYKGAALPVVILASWGLAFFEYLLQVPANRIGYGHFSAAELKTIQEVISLTVFMIFSSLWLHEPLRWNHVAGFALIVLAAWIIFKEW; translated from the coding sequence ATGAACATACCCGTCCCTGCGGCCACCGTTGGCCTTTTGATTTTATCAAACATATTCATGACGTTCGCATGGTACGGCCATTTGCGCTACAAGGGCGCGGCTTTGCCTGTGGTCATTCTTGCCAGCTGGGGCCTGGCCTTTTTTGAATATCTGCTTCAGGTGCCTGCCAACCGCATCGGTTACGGGCATTTTTCCGCTGCTGAACTGAAAACCATACAGGAAGTCATCTCCCTGACGGTTTTCATGATTTTTTCCAGCCTTTGGCTGCACGAACCCCTGCGCTGGAACCACGTTGCGGGTTTTGCCCTCATAGTGCTGGCTGCCTGGATCATCTTCAAGGAGTGGTAA
- a CDS encoding sulfite exporter TauE/SafE family protein, translating into MEIGLIPLLIGIAAAFAGGFIDAIAGGGGLVTMPALLLTGVPPHAALGANKFSACLGTCVALGNFARSRLVLWRVALTGLAFALIGSWAGARLALHTEPALLGKILVGLLPVGMCATLMPRKERARAYGEADMNGPRLWLLTPLVCLVIGAYDGFFGPGTGSFLILAFHWILRMGLMEASATSKVLNLASNFAGVVVFMINGVVLWSLALPMAAACCVGNWLGSRLAIRVGPAAVRRFLMVSLSLLLLTLIWQFFLAPLVQ; encoded by the coding sequence GTGGAAATAGGCCTCATCCCTTTGCTGATAGGCATTGCCGCCGCCTTTGCGGGCGGCTTTATAGACGCCATCGCCGGCGGAGGCGGTCTTGTGACCATGCCCGCCCTGCTGCTTACGGGCGTGCCACCGCATGCGGCCCTGGGCGCCAACAAATTCAGCGCCTGCCTGGGCACGTGCGTGGCCCTGGGCAACTTTGCCCGCAGCCGCCTTGTGCTATGGCGCGTTGCCCTGACAGGACTGGCCTTTGCCCTGATCGGCTCCTGGGCCGGAGCGCGTCTGGCACTGCACACCGAGCCTGCCCTGCTGGGCAAAATTCTGGTGGGGCTGTTGCCTGTAGGCATGTGCGCAACCCTCATGCCCCGCAAGGAGCGCGCGCGTGCTTACGGCGAAGCCGACATGAACGGCCCGCGCCTGTGGCTACTGACGCCGCTGGTATGCCTTGTCATCGGCGCATATGACGGATTTTTCGGTCCCGGAACAGGCAGCTTTCTTATTCTTGCATTTCACTGGATTTTGCGCATGGGCCTTATGGAGGCCTCCGCCACCTCCAAGGTGCTGAACCTTGCGTCCAACTTCGCAGGAGTGGTGGTTTTTATGATCAACGGCGTGGTGTTGTGGAGCCTGGCCCTGCCCATGGCCGCAGCCTGCTGTGTGGGTAACTGGCTTGGCAGCCGCCTGGCCATACGCGTCGGCCCCGCGGCGGTGCGGCGTTTTCTTATGGTTTCGCTGTCGTTGCTGCTACTCACCCTGATCTGGCAGTTTTTTCTTGCCCCTCTTGTGCAGTAG
- a CDS encoding DUF1090 domain-containing protein has protein sequence MKYYAAMPVSLCVALITLFVWASVAQAGGVCQKKMAHIQRQIDIARQHNNTQRAAGLERALENVRTWCTDDGEQAEAEIAVMEKQEKVQERQAELDKALARDKQESKIAKRKHKLQEAQRELREAEKARDALKSGR, from the coding sequence ATGAAGTATTATGCAGCAATGCCTGTTTCGCTGTGCGTCGCGCTCATTACTCTTTTTGTTTGGGCCAGCGTCGCGCAGGCCGGGGGCGTCTGCCAGAAAAAAATGGCCCATATCCAGCGGCAGATTGATATCGCCAGGCAGCACAACAATACACAACGGGCGGCAGGCCTTGAGCGCGCCCTGGAAAATGTCCGCACATGGTGCACCGATGACGGCGAACAGGCCGAAGCGGAAATAGCTGTTATGGAAAAGCAGGAAAAAGTGCAGGAACGACAGGCGGAGCTGGACAAGGCTCTTGCCCGGGACAAGCAGGAAAGCAAGATCGCCAAGCGCAAACACAAACTACAGGAGGCCCAGCGCGAACTGCGGGAAGCCGAAAAAGCTCGTGATGCCCTGAAGTCCGGCAGATAA
- a CDS encoding PFL family protein has protein sequence MLSEREVISTLNMLRNEHLDVRTVTLGVSLFDCVSHDLELFTANVQAKIRRYASQLVSVCDEVGDKYGIPVVNKRISVSPIAVVAAPFGPDGMVRVCKALDEAAKEAGVDFLGGFSALVEKGFANGDRALIEALPEALAQTDRICSSINVASSRSGINMDAVALMGRQILRVAEATADRGGIGCAKLVVFANIPQDVPFMAGAYLGVGEPDVVINVGVSGPGVVKKALDRAREAGRNEKGAPLTLLDMAEVIKRTAYKVTRVGEMIGTEVATRLGIPFGVADLSLAPTPAVGDSVGEIFQSLGLSSIGAPGTTAVLAMLNDAVKKGGAFASSSVGGLSGAFIPVSEDSSIEAAATAGLLSIEKLEAMTSVCSVGLDMIAIPGDTPAATISGIIADEMAIGMINHKTTAVRLIPVPGKGVGEEVSFGGLLGKAAIMPVPGGNAEDFITLGGRIPAPIHSLKN, from the coding sequence ATGCTTTCCGAACGCGAAGTCATAAGCACCCTTAACATGCTCCGCAACGAGCACCTGGACGTGCGCACCGTCACCCTGGGCGTGAGCCTGTTTGACTGCGTGAGCCACGACCTGGAGCTTTTTACCGCCAATGTGCAGGCCAAAATCCGCCGTTATGCCTCACAGCTTGTTTCTGTCTGTGACGAGGTGGGAGACAAGTACGGCATTCCCGTGGTGAACAAGCGCATCAGCGTCAGCCCCATTGCGGTGGTGGCCGCGCCCTTTGGCCCGGACGGCATGGTGCGTGTCTGCAAAGCCCTGGACGAGGCCGCCAAAGAGGCGGGCGTGGATTTTCTGGGCGGTTTTTCCGCCCTGGTTGAAAAGGGTTTTGCCAATGGCGACCGTGCCCTTATCGAGGCGCTGCCCGAAGCCCTCGCGCAGACTGACCGCATATGCTCGTCCATCAACGTGGCATCGTCGCGCAGCGGCATCAATATGGACGCTGTGGCGCTTATGGGGCGGCAGATCCTCAGGGTGGCCGAAGCCACGGCCGACCGTGGCGGCATAGGCTGTGCCAAGCTGGTGGTTTTTGCCAACATTCCGCAGGACGTGCCCTTCATGGCCGGGGCCTACCTTGGGGTGGGTGAACCTGATGTGGTGATCAACGTGGGCGTTTCCGGCCCCGGTGTGGTGAAGAAGGCCCTGGACCGGGCCCGCGAGGCGGGCCGCAATGAAAAGGGCGCGCCCCTGACCCTGCTGGACATGGCCGAGGTGATCAAGCGCACGGCGTACAAGGTGACCCGCGTGGGTGAAATGATCGGTACTGAAGTGGCTACCCGTCTGGGCATACCCTTTGGCGTGGCAGACCTCTCCCTGGCCCCCACCCCGGCGGTGGGCGACTCCGTGGGCGAGATTTTCCAGAGCCTTGGGCTTTCAAGCATCGGCGCACCCGGTACAACAGCGGTGCTTGCCATGCTCAATGACGCGGTGAAAAAAGGCGGGGCGTTTGCCTCCTCTTCGGTGGGCGGTCTTTCGGGGGCCTTTATTCCCGTATCGGAAGATTCAAGCATTGAGGCGGCCGCTACCGCAGGCCTGCTCAGCATTGAAAAACTGGAAGCCATGACGAGCGTATGCTCGGTGGGGCTGGACATGATCGCCATCCCCGGCGATACCCCGGCGGCTACCATTTCCGGCATTATCGCCGATGAAATGGCGATCGGCATGATCAACCACAAGACCACGGCTGTACGCCTCATACCTGTACCCGGCAAGGGCGTGGGTGAGGAGGTGTCGTTTGGCGGCCTGCTCGGCAAGGCGGCCATCATGCCCGTGCCGGGCGGCAATGCTGAAGACTTTATCACCCTTGGGGGGCGCATTCCCGCCCCTATCCACAGCCTGAAAAACTGA
- a CDS encoding glycine cleavage system protein R yields the protein MHKYTASFLGRDCPGVVAAVSRILEENGCNIEEVTQSILSGEFAAIFVVAAPDALDAQNLHQKLSASLAEAKVDLSVLVRPAIQGQWGQSLHCEPFVITADGPDKPGLIAAMSRVFARHDVNIESLKAILGEGGANHALFVFEVMVPDAVDLGRLRRELSCEGQSRDLRVSVQHRDIFEAVHRVSSF from the coding sequence ATGCACAAGTATACCGCCTCTTTTCTGGGGCGCGACTGCCCCGGAGTGGTGGCCGCAGTCAGCCGCATTCTTGAAGAAAACGGCTGCAACATTGAAGAAGTGACCCAGAGCATTCTTTCCGGCGAATTTGCCGCCATTTTTGTGGTGGCCGCCCCCGATGCCCTGGATGCCCAGAACCTGCACCAGAAGCTGAGCGCCAGCCTGGCCGAGGCTAAAGTGGATCTTTCGGTGCTGGTACGGCCCGCCATTCAGGGGCAGTGGGGCCAGAGTCTGCACTGCGAACCATTTGTGATCACCGCCGACGGCCCGGACAAGCCCGGCCTTATCGCGGCCATGAGCCGCGTGTTTGCCCGGCATGATGTGAATATCGAAAGCCTCAAGGCTATTCTGGGCGAAGGCGGGGCCAATCATGCCCTTTTTGTCTTTGAGGTTATGGTTCCCGATGCCGTTGACCTTGGGCGTCTGCGCCGCGAGCTTTCCTGCGAGGGCCAGAGCCGCGACCTGAGGGTCAGCGTGCAGCACAGGGATATTTTTGAAGCCGTTCACCGCGTCAGCTCTTTTTAG
- the lysS gene encoding lysine--tRNA ligase → MENREKKNKKPAVKLGTKSKYAGYFMPMLESFAAREGLNEVVKNRVVKACDLLDAGVPLFPNDFRKEHSIAWVLDKFGDLEGDALEKQEDVVAIAGRIVSLRSFGKVAFFHIMDQTGRVQCYAAREHLDDATHSLVKKLDIGDIVGVSGHLFRTKTGELTIACRTIKLITRSMRPLPEKYHGLKDMETRYRQRYVDLIVTPRAREIFFKRSQIVREFRHFMEDHGFMEVETPMMQPLAGGAAAKPFKTHHNALDMGLYMRIAPELYLKRLLVGGFEKVFELNRNFRNEGIDTRHNPEFTMCEFYWAYATFEDLMDLTEKLFAHLAQTVCGTTVVPYQGEMIDLTPGKWTRMSFYDSLTVIGGHQPEFYNDYSRVQNYIRQRGEKAADSESLQKLHAKLFDLDVEGKLVQPHFIYHYPTEISPLSRRNDNDPALTDRFELFITGREISNAFSELNDPVDQRLRFEDQVREKEAGDDEAHSMDEDYLRALEYGMPPAAGQGVGIDRLVMLLTDSASIREVILFPLLRPES, encoded by the coding sequence GTGGAAAATCGGGAAAAGAAGAATAAAAAGCCTGCCGTCAAGCTGGGCACCAAGTCTAAGTACGCGGGCTATTTCATGCCCATGTTGGAAAGCTTCGCCGCCCGTGAAGGGTTGAACGAGGTCGTAAAAAACCGCGTAGTCAAAGCCTGTGACCTCCTGGACGCGGGCGTACCGCTCTTTCCTAACGATTTCCGCAAGGAACATTCCATTGCCTGGGTGCTGGACAAATTCGGCGACCTGGAGGGCGATGCCCTGGAAAAACAGGAAGATGTCGTCGCCATTGCCGGGCGCATCGTTTCGCTCCGTTCTTTCGGCAAGGTGGCCTTTTTTCATATCATGGACCAGACGGGCCGCGTGCAGTGCTACGCTGCGCGCGAACATCTGGACGACGCCACGCACAGCCTGGTGAAAAAGCTTGATATCGGCGACATTGTCGGCGTTTCCGGGCATCTTTTCCGCACCAAGACGGGCGAGCTGACCATCGCCTGCCGCACCATAAAGCTCATCACGCGTTCCATGCGCCCCCTGCCCGAGAAGTATCACGGGCTCAAGGATATGGAAACGCGCTACCGCCAGCGCTATGTGGACCTTATCGTCACACCCCGCGCCCGCGAAATATTTTTCAAACGCAGCCAGATCGTGCGCGAATTCCGTCATTTTATGGAAGACCACGGCTTCATGGAAGTAGAAACGCCCATGATGCAGCCCCTGGCCGGGGGCGCGGCGGCAAAGCCGTTCAAAACCCATCACAATGCTCTGGACATGGGCCTGTACATGCGCATTGCGCCCGAGCTGTACCTCAAGCGCCTGCTTGTGGGCGGTTTTGAAAAAGTGTTTGAGCTGAACCGCAACTTCCGCAATGAAGGGATCGACACGCGGCACAATCCCGAATTCACCATGTGCGAATTCTACTGGGCCTACGCCACGTTTGAAGATCTCATGGACCTTACGGAAAAACTCTTTGCGCATCTGGCGCAGACGGTTTGCGGCACAACCGTGGTTCCCTACCAGGGCGAAATGATCGACCTCACGCCCGGCAAGTGGACACGCATGAGTTTTTACGACTCGCTCACCGTCATTGGCGGCCACCAGCCGGAATTTTACAATGACTACAGCAGGGTGCAAAACTACATCCGCCAGCGCGGTGAAAAGGCCGCTGACAGCGAAAGCCTGCAAAAGCTGCACGCCAAGCTTTTTGACCTGGACGTGGAAGGCAAGCTCGTCCAGCCGCACTTCATCTACCATTACCCCACGGAAATTTCGCCCCTGTCGCGTCGTAACGACAACGACCCCGCGCTGACCGACCGCTTTGAGCTTTTCATTACCGGCCGCGAGATATCCAACGCCTTTTCCGAACTTAACGACCCCGTGGACCAGCGCCTGCGTTTTGAAGACCAGGTGCGCGAAAAAGAAGCCGGAGACGATGAGGCGCACAGTATGGACGAAGACTACCTGCGCGCCCTTGAATACGGCATGCCACCTGCTGCCGGCCAGGGTGTGGGCATTGACCGGCTGGTCATGCTGCTGACGGACTCCGCCTCCATACGTGAGGTCATCCTCTTCCCCCTGCTGCGGCCGGAATCCTAG
- a CDS encoding 4Fe-4S binding protein, with product MSAYTLARRCAQLGALALFCTLPWINWAGLRQISGSLFSLNFFGLPFADPVAAAQVAAGGLLPAGALLWGALCSLALALLMGRVFCSWFCPYGLFSELVYAARSRMARRYGAPILAARRATGRAAVRNRSGRAFAAKGAVLLLGLSLAGLLGYPVLNPLAMPGELSLFPLLVWQGAGAALLLFAVLLPVAALLLEAVSGKRLWCRYVCPQSVLLGAAARCLPARGPGLRVAWHAADCTCKGERPCRDTCSLELDPRRPGGPDRRDCTMCGDCLRACADRGGALRWTVLGRSGRRPQDAA from the coding sequence ATGAGCGCGTATACTCTGGCCCGCAGATGCGCCCAACTGGGGGCGTTGGCTCTGTTCTGTACCTTGCCCTGGATCAATTGGGCCGGGCTGCGTCAGATCAGTGGCAGCCTGTTTTCATTAAATTTTTTCGGATTGCCCTTTGCTGATCCCGTGGCCGCCGCCCAGGTGGCGGCAGGGGGCCTGCTGCCTGCCGGGGCGCTGTTATGGGGTGCGTTATGCTCCCTTGCCCTTGCACTGCTTATGGGGCGCGTATTCTGCTCGTGGTTTTGCCCTTACGGGCTGTTTTCTGAACTGGTGTATGCTGCGCGCAGCCGTATGGCCCGCCGTTACGGCGCACCGATACTGGCAGCCAGACGGGCAACAGGGCGGGCAGCAGTGCGCAACCGCTCCGGTCGGGCCTTTGCAGCCAAGGGAGCGGTGCTTCTTCTGGGACTGTCGCTGGCCGGTCTGCTGGGGTATCCTGTGCTCAATCCGCTTGCCATGCCCGGGGAACTTTCGCTGTTTCCGCTGCTTGTCTGGCAGGGTGCGGGAGCCGCCCTGCTGTTGTTCGCCGTGCTTCTGCCCGTTGCGGCCTTGCTGCTTGAAGCCGTGAGCGGCAAGCGCCTGTGGTGCCGTTATGTCTGCCCGCAGTCTGTTCTGCTGGGCGCGGCGGCCCGCTGTCTGCCGGCCAGGGGACCTGGCCTGCGTGTGGCCTGGCATGCCGCAGATTGCACCTGCAAGGGGGAAAGGCCGTGCCGCGATACCTGCTCGCTGGAGCTTGATCCCCGGCGCCCCGGCGGCCCGGACAGGCGGGACTGCACCATGTGCGGCGATTGCCTGCGGGCCTGTGCCGACCGCGGTGGTGCGTTGCGCTGGACTGTCCTTGGGCGTTCGGGCCGCAGACCGCAGGATGCTGCCTGA
- a CDS encoding 4Fe-4S dicluster domain-containing protein, whose amino-acid sequence MNAFLPPLRPPGAAAEEEFLRLCVRCGQCVAACPHKSLELMGGLGRSRRTPRVVAGQTPCYLCMKCPPVCPSGALDAGVTDMARANMGRAYILKDRCHNYAGGVMCMTCYDRCPLRGSAVVLSGGLVPAMTAACVGCGICEYVCPVQAVEIWPASAGGCPASAAPTLDAPRSGL is encoded by the coding sequence ATGAACGCGTTTCTTCCGCCGTTGCGTCCGCCCGGCGCAGCGGCGGAAGAAGAATTTTTACGGCTGTGCGTCCGCTGCGGACAATGCGTTGCCGCCTGCCCGCACAAAAGTCTGGAGCTGATGGGGGGGCTGGGGCGCTCGCGGCGCACGCCGCGCGTCGTGGCGGGCCAGACACCCTGCTATCTCTGCATGAAATGCCCGCCTGTATGCCCGTCCGGCGCGCTGGACGCCGGAGTGACGGACATGGCCCGGGCAAACATGGGCCGCGCCTATATTCTGAAGGATCGTTGCCACAATTACGCAGGGGGTGTCATGTGCATGACCTGCTATGACCGCTGCCCCCTGCGGGGTTCCGCAGTGGTGCTTTCCGGCGGCCTTGTGCCGGCCATGACCGCGGCCTGTGTGGGCTGCGGCATCTGCGAATACGTCTGCCCCGTGCAGGCTGTGGAAATATGGCCCGCATCAGCCGGGGGCTGCCCGGCGAGTGCGGCTCCAACGCTGGACGCGCCACGGAGCGGACTATGA